A section of the Candidatus Deferrimicrobiaceae bacterium genome encodes:
- the purH gene encoding bifunctional phosphoribosylaminoimidazolecarboxamide formyltransferase/IMP cyclohydrolase, with translation MARIRRAILSVSDKSGVVDFAKGLSRLGVELFASGGTAGLLRGKKVPVRLIEEYTGFPEMLDGRVKTLNPKIHGGLLAVRKNASHMKTIASHGIVPFDLVVVNLYPFEAKIEKPDCTLEEAIENIDIGGPAMLRSAAKNFQDVAVVTDPSDYPDILGKLKKGNGNLDPVTHADLGRKAFVLTARYDATVSNYLGRVADGGGEYPVTFTGQWRKVQSLRYGENPHQSAAFYADSRLPAEPTLGGARQLQGKELSYNNIADLDAALQLALEFPEPAAAIIKHTNPSGVGLSRRRLVDAFKKARECDPVSAYGGVIGLNRTVNAETAREVASTFFEAVIAPSYDKEARKILSAKANLRLLETGGVFRGSGHPGYEMKKVSGGLLFQGRDRHVVSPASLKVVTKRAPTEEELEALLFAWKVCKHVKSNAIVFTLKDRTVGVGAGQMSRVDSAKIAVMKAQRPTTGTVVASDAFFPFRDGLDTAAAAGATAAIQPGGSVRDAEVIAAADEHGMAMVFTGIRHFRH, from the coding sequence ATGGCGAGAATCCGCAGGGCGATCCTGAGTGTTTCCGACAAATCGGGGGTTGTGGATTTCGCGAAAGGATTGTCCCGCCTCGGAGTGGAGTTGTTCGCCTCGGGAGGGACGGCCGGGCTGCTCCGGGGGAAGAAGGTCCCGGTGCGGCTGATCGAGGAATACACCGGCTTCCCGGAGATGCTCGACGGCCGGGTGAAGACGCTCAACCCGAAGATTCACGGCGGACTCCTGGCGGTCCGGAAGAACGCCTCCCACATGAAAACGATCGCGTCCCACGGCATCGTTCCGTTCGACCTGGTGGTGGTCAACCTCTACCCGTTCGAGGCGAAGATCGAGAAGCCGGACTGCACGCTCGAGGAGGCGATCGAGAACATCGATATCGGCGGCCCGGCGATGCTGCGCTCCGCGGCCAAGAACTTCCAGGACGTGGCGGTGGTCACCGACCCGTCGGACTACCCCGACATCCTCGGGAAGCTCAAGAAGGGGAACGGCAATCTCGATCCCGTCACCCACGCGGACCTGGGCCGGAAGGCCTTCGTCCTGACGGCGCGGTACGACGCCACCGTCTCCAACTACCTCGGGCGCGTGGCGGACGGAGGGGGCGAGTACCCGGTGACGTTCACCGGCCAGTGGCGCAAGGTCCAGTCGCTCCGGTACGGAGAGAACCCGCACCAGAGCGCGGCCTTCTACGCCGATTCCCGCCTCCCCGCCGAGCCCACTCTCGGCGGGGCGAGGCAGCTCCAGGGGAAGGAGCTCTCCTACAACAACATCGCGGACCTCGACGCGGCGCTCCAGCTCGCCCTGGAGTTTCCGGAGCCCGCCGCGGCGATCATCAAGCACACGAACCCCTCCGGCGTGGGGCTCTCCCGGCGGCGGCTGGTGGACGCCTTCAAGAAGGCGAGGGAGTGCGACCCGGTCTCGGCCTACGGGGGGGTCATCGGATTGAACCGCACGGTGAACGCCGAGACGGCGAGGGAAGTCGCGTCGACCTTCTTCGAGGCCGTTATCGCCCCGTCGTACGACAAGGAGGCCCGCAAGATCCTCTCCGCGAAGGCCAACCTCCGTCTCCTCGAGACGGGCGGGGTCTTCCGGGGGAGCGGGCATCCCGGGTACGAGATGAAGAAGGTGAGCGGGGGGCTCCTTTTCCAGGGGAGGGACCGGCACGTCGTGTCCCCCGCGTCCCTCAAGGTGGTGACGAAACGGGCCCCCACGGAGGAGGAACTCGAGGCCCTCCTCTTCGCCTGGAAAGTGTGCAAGCACGTCAAGTCGAACGCCATTGTTTTTACGCTCAAGGACCGCACGGTCGGCGTGGGGGCGGGGCAGATGAGCCGCGTCGACTCCGCCAAGATCGCCGTGATGAAGGCTCAGCGCCCGACAACCGGGACGGTGGTGGCCTCGGATGCCTTCTTCCCCTTCCGGGACGGCCTCGATACCGCGGCCGCGGCGGGGGCGACCGCCGCCATTCAGCCGGGGGGGTCGGTGCGGGACGCGGAGGTGATCGCGGCGGCCGACGAGCACGGGATGGCGATGGTGTTCACGGGGATTCGTCACTTCCGTCACTGA
- a CDS encoding L-threonylcarbamoyladenylate synthase, with amino-acid sequence MTRLVRLDARSVSFLPAAVIKSLRGGGMVIYPTDTLYGLGVAPTSQKAIGRLLSAKGREGGKPIPLLLDEPARTFSLARSIPRGATRLMEKFWPGALTIVLPAAPGLTEAVTGGTGTVGLRVPDHPVARTLAKAAGGAITGTSANRSGNPGLWRTAEEIVNEFTGDVDWILWDGPSPASGGEEIPLLPHGSTVVLVEEDDVLLLREGVIPFRTITDFLGKG; translated from the coding sequence ATGACCCGCCTGGTCCGCCTGGACGCGAGAAGCGTCTCCTTCCTGCCTGCGGCGGTGATCAAATCGCTGCGTGGGGGGGGGATGGTGATCTATCCGACGGACACGCTCTACGGGCTCGGGGTGGCCCCCACCTCGCAGAAGGCGATCGGGCGTCTTCTCTCCGCGAAGGGACGGGAGGGGGGGAAGCCGATCCCTCTCTTGCTCGACGAACCCGCGAGGACGTTTTCCCTTGCCCGGAGCATCCCCCGGGGGGCGACCCGCCTGATGGAGAAGTTCTGGCCGGGGGCGCTGACCATCGTGCTCCCCGCGGCGCCTGGCCTAACGGAGGCCGTCACCGGGGGAACGGGGACGGTGGGTCTGCGGGTCCCCGACCACCCGGTCGCCCGGACGCTGGCCAAGGCGGCCGGGGGGGCGATCACGGGGACATCGGCCAACCGCTCGGGAAATCCCGGCCTCTGGAGAACGGCCGAGGAGATCGTGAATGAATTCACGGGCGATGTGGACTGGATCCTGTGGGACGGACCATCGCCGGCATCCGGGGGGGAGGAAATCCCCCTCCTTCCGCACGGCTCGACCGTAGTGCTCGTCGAGGAGGACGACGTTCTCCTCCTGCGGGAGGGGGTGATCCCCTTCCGGACCATTACCGATTTTCTTGGGAAGGGGTAG
- a CDS encoding ARMT1-like domain-containing protein produces MITLSPECYPCFFRQADLAARAHGASETARKALAARVAAILADRSEEEIPAKIASRLHETVRRELGVDDPFQGVKEREFRRFAEVASKAESLVAASADPMAAAVWLAAFGNIMDSGIIERESMEGELGRLAAENGSRIIPDRLREAILGARTIGVLLDNAGEAAFDVPLLSRLAQEGRTVWLGVKGGAVIDDLTESEALRIGLSAYGEIVSNGNRGVGTDLGLCSREFRDRIMLSDLILSKGQANFETLFGRVRNAFFLFRCKCPVVSRVLGRPEGDLIVLDGDGAG; encoded by the coding sequence ATGATCACCCTCTCCCCGGAGTGCTACCCCTGTTTCTTCCGGCAGGCGGATCTCGCGGCCCGCGCGCACGGGGCTTCCGAAACGGCGCGAAAGGCCCTGGCCGCCCGCGTGGCGGCCATTCTCGCCGACCGTTCGGAAGAAGAGATCCCGGCGAAGATCGCCAGCCGCCTGCATGAGACCGTCCGGCGCGAGCTTGGGGTCGACGACCCCTTCCAGGGCGTGAAGGAACGGGAGTTTCGCCGGTTCGCCGAAGTGGCTTCGAAGGCGGAGTCGCTCGTCGCGGCCTCCGCGGATCCGATGGCGGCGGCCGTCTGGCTGGCGGCGTTCGGGAACATCATGGATTCCGGGATCATCGAGCGGGAGTCGATGGAGGGGGAGCTGGGGCGGCTCGCGGCGGAGAACGGATCCCGGATCATCCCGGACAGGCTCCGGGAGGCGATCCTTGGCGCCCGGACGATCGGGGTTCTGCTGGACAATGCGGGGGAAGCGGCCTTCGACGTCCCGCTCCTCTCCCGCCTCGCGCAAGAGGGGAGGACGGTGTGGCTCGGCGTGAAGGGGGGGGCCGTCATCGACGACCTGACCGAGTCGGAGGCCCTTCGCATCGGTTTGTCCGCCTACGGAGAGATCGTCTCGAACGGGAACCGGGGGGTGGGTACCGACCTCGGGCTCTGCTCGCGGGAGTTCCGGGACAGGATCATGCTTTCCGATCTGATCCTATCGAAGGGGCAGGCGAATTTCGAAACCCTTTTCGGGCGCGTCCGCAACGCCTTCTTCCTGTTCCGGTGCAAGTGCCCCGTCGTCTCCCGGGTTCTCGGGCGGCCCGAGGGGGACCTCATCGTGCTGGACGGGGATGGCGCGGGATGA
- the purD gene encoding phosphoribosylamine--glycine ligase: MKILVVGSGGREHALVWKIAQSPLVGKIFAAPGNPGMAKNAELVPVPVEETGRIVDFAVKERVDLTVVGPEAPLAAGLTDDLEKHGLLVCGPSRAAAQLESSKVFTKNILAKYGIPTGDFRVFDSYDDAEQHVLTHRLPVVIKADGLAAGKGVAVAGTYEEAVGFLRDVMEKRVFGAAGERVVVEECLTGEEASYIVFTDGEKIVPLPSSQDHKRIGDGDTGPNTGGMGAYSPAPVLTPEVERKVLGEIFEPLLAGMRAEGMPFRGILYGGLMIERGVPKVLEFNVRFGDPEAQPLFMRLSSDLVPLLVQCAQGKLTDAVMEIDPRPTVCIVMASGGYPGSYRKGFPISGIEEAERGGGVQVFHAGTAIRDGKLVNNGGRVLGVTAVDDDIRKAIERGYRAAGTIHWEGAYYRTDIGKRALLRERA, encoded by the coding sequence ATGAAGATTCTGGTCGTGGGAAGCGGGGGCCGCGAGCACGCCCTCGTCTGGAAGATCGCGCAGAGTCCGCTGGTGGGCAAGATTTTCGCCGCGCCGGGGAACCCGGGGATGGCGAAGAACGCGGAGCTCGTCCCCGTGCCGGTGGAGGAGACCGGCCGGATCGTCGATTTCGCCGTGAAGGAGCGGGTGGACCTGACGGTCGTTGGGCCCGAGGCGCCCCTGGCAGCCGGCCTCACCGACGATCTGGAGAAGCACGGGCTGCTGGTCTGCGGGCCGAGCCGGGCCGCCGCGCAGCTCGAAAGCTCCAAGGTGTTCACGAAGAACATCCTGGCAAAATACGGAATCCCCACGGGGGATTTCCGGGTGTTCGACTCCTACGACGACGCGGAGCAGCACGTCCTCACGCATCGATTGCCGGTCGTGATCAAGGCCGACGGTCTTGCGGCGGGGAAAGGGGTGGCGGTGGCGGGGACGTACGAGGAGGCGGTCGGTTTCCTCCGCGACGTGATGGAGAAACGGGTATTCGGCGCCGCGGGGGAACGGGTGGTCGTCGAGGAGTGCCTCACGGGGGAGGAGGCGTCCTACATCGTGTTCACCGACGGGGAGAAGATCGTCCCCCTGCCGTCCTCCCAGGACCATAAGCGGATCGGAGACGGCGACACGGGGCCGAACACCGGCGGAATGGGAGCGTACTCCCCCGCGCCGGTCCTGACCCCCGAGGTCGAGAGGAAAGTCCTTGGGGAGATCTTCGAGCCGCTTCTGGCCGGGATGCGCGCCGAGGGGATGCCGTTTCGGGGGATCCTCTACGGCGGCCTGATGATCGAGCGGGGGGTGCCGAAGGTCCTCGAGTTCAACGTGCGCTTCGGGGACCCCGAGGCGCAGCCGCTGTTCATGCGTCTGTCGAGCGACCTCGTGCCGCTCCTGGTCCAGTGCGCCCAGGGGAAGCTGACCGATGCGGTCATGGAGATCGACCCGAGGCCGACCGTCTGCATCGTGATGGCCTCGGGCGGATATCCCGGTTCCTACCGGAAGGGGTTTCCGATCTCGGGCATCGAGGAGGCGGAACGAGGGGGCGGCGTCCAGGTCTTCCACGCGGGAACGGCGATACGGGACGGGAAGCTGGTCAACAACGGAGGAAGGGTGCTCGGAGTCACCGCGGTGGACGACGATATCCGGAAGGCGATCGAGCGGGGGTATCGCGCGGCCGGTACCATTCACTGGGAGGGAGCGTACTACCGCACCGATATCGGGAAACGGGCGCTTCTGCGGGAAAGGGCATAG
- the purE gene encoding 5-(carboxyamino)imidazole ribonucleotide mutase — MAGKVLILMGSKSDAEEMGEAARVLSEFGIPYTLTVASAHRSPGRTREIVSRAEKEGVSVIIAGAGAAAHLAGFVAAETVLPVIGVPLAGSPLFGFDSLLATAQMPAGVPVATMAIGKAGARNAGHLAAQILALSSPDLREKIGAHRRRMAEEVAASAEEVR, encoded by the coding sequence ATGGCGGGAAAAGTCCTGATCCTCATGGGGAGCAAGTCAGATGCGGAGGAGATGGGGGAAGCCGCCCGGGTCCTGTCCGAGTTCGGGATTCCCTACACCCTGACCGTGGCATCGGCGCACCGCTCCCCCGGACGCACCCGGGAGATCGTGAGCCGGGCCGAGAAAGAAGGGGTGTCGGTCATCATCGCCGGCGCCGGCGCCGCCGCGCACCTCGCGGGCTTCGTTGCCGCGGAGACGGTCCTCCCCGTGATCGGCGTGCCGCTGGCGGGTTCGCCGCTTTTCGGGTTCGATTCCCTTCTCGCGACGGCCCAGATGCCGGCGGGGGTTCCCGTGGCGACCATGGCGATCGGAAAAGCGGGGGCCCGGAACGCCGGACACCTCGCCGCGCAGATCCTCGCCTTGTCTTCCCCCGATCTCCGGGAGAAGATCGGGGCGCACAGACGCCGGATGGCCGAGGAGGTCGCCGCCTCGGCCGAAGAGGTCCGATGA